The Polaribacter tangerinus genome has a segment encoding these proteins:
- a CDS encoding non-canonical purine NTP diphosphatase, translating into MEIVFATNNHNKLEEVQEMLPASIKLLSLNDIGCNDDIEETETTLEGNAKLKANYITTKFGYNCFADDTGLEVESLDGNPGVYSARYAGEPSNSEKNMQKLLLALNNKTNRKAQFRTAICLNIDKKQYIFEGICKGEILNEKRGEKGFGYDPIFSPENHQISFAEMDSESKNNISHRGIAIKKLVAFLQKVTHQ; encoded by the coding sequence ATGGAAATAGTATTTGCTACCAACAATCATAATAAATTGGAGGAAGTTCAAGAAATGTTACCTGCTTCAATAAAATTATTAAGCCTAAATGATATTGGTTGTAATGATGATATAGAAGAAACTGAGACGACTTTAGAAGGAAATGCAAAATTAAAAGCCAATTATATTACAACAAAATTTGGTTATAACTGTTTTGCAGATGATACAGGTTTAGAGGTTGAAAGTTTGGATGGAAATCCTGGCGTATACTCTGCAAGATATGCAGGAGAACCATCAAATTCTGAAAAAAACATGCAAAAGTTATTGTTAGCACTTAATAATAAAACTAATAGAAAAGCTCAGTTTAGAACCGCAATTTGTTTAAATATAGATAAAAAACAATATATATTTGAAGGAATTTGTAAAGGAGAAATTCTAAATGAAAAAAGAGGAGAAAAAGGGTTCGGTTACGATCCAATTTTTTCTCCAGAAAATCACCAAATTTCGTTTGCAGAAATGGATTCTGAAAGCAAAAACAACATTTCTCATAGAGGCATTGCCATTAAAAAATTAGTTGCTTTTTTACAAAAGGTTACACACCAATAG
- a CDS encoding FecCD family ABC transporter permease, which produces MILNSFKKQFIILVAFLVILFFLNICLGSVTIPPKEIFKIILGNLSVKESWEIIIINYRLPKAITAVLVGSGLSVAGLLMQTLFRNPLAGPFVLGISSGASLGVALLILGAAAIGGFTITSSQLSLPLAASIGSFLVLFAVILAANKVRNTMSILIIGLMFGSLTASVISVLAYFSQAAQIQQYLFWSFGSLGNLSWNELLIFSPIYFISIVATLFIIKPLNSFLLGENYAKSLGINIKKSRNIILIIASLLTGVTTAFAGPIAFIGLAVPHIARMIFATSNHKVLLPAVIILGAITMLICDAIAQLPTSEFTLPINAITSLFGAPIVIWLLIRKKKLFV; this is translated from the coding sequence ATGATTCTAAATAGCTTTAAAAAACAATTTATAATACTTGTAGCTTTTCTAGTTATATTGTTTTTTTTAAACATTTGCCTCGGTTCAGTAACGATACCTCCAAAAGAAATATTTAAAATAATATTGGGAAACCTTTCTGTAAAAGAAAGTTGGGAAATAATAATTATCAACTATAGGCTACCAAAAGCAATAACCGCAGTTTTGGTGGGATCTGGTTTATCAGTTGCAGGTTTATTAATGCAAACATTATTTAGAAATCCGCTTGCTGGCCCTTTTGTTTTAGGAATTTCTTCGGGAGCTAGCTTGGGTGTTGCCTTATTAATTTTAGGAGCAGCAGCCATTGGTGGCTTTACCATTACTAGCTCTCAACTATCTCTTCCTTTAGCGGCTAGTATTGGCTCATTTCTAGTACTTTTTGCAGTAATTTTAGCAGCAAATAAAGTAAGAAACACCATGTCTATACTTATTATAGGTTTAATGTTTGGAAGTTTAACTGCTTCAGTTATTAGTGTTCTTGCTTATTTTAGCCAAGCAGCACAAATACAACAATACCTATTTTGGAGCTTTGGTAGCTTAGGAAATTTATCTTGGAACGAATTATTAATTTTTAGTCCCATTTACTTTATTAGCATTGTAGCTACATTGTTTATTATAAAACCATTAAATAGTTTTTTATTGGGCGAAAACTATGCTAAAAGTTTGGGTATAAATATTAAAAAAAGTAGAAATATTATTTTGATAATTGCTAGTCTTTTAACTGGAGTAACAACAGCTTTTGCTGGTCCGATAGCTTTTATTGGACTTGCAGTGCCCCACATTGCAAGAATGATTTTTGCTACCTCGAACCACAAAGTGTTGCTCCCTGCGGTAATTATTTTAGGAGCCATAACAATGCTTATTTGCGATGCAATTGCACAACTACCAACTAGCGAATTTACTTTACCAATTAATGCCATTACTTCACTTTTTGGCGCACCAATTGTAATTTGGCTTCTCATTAGAAAAAAGAAATTATTTGTATAA
- a CDS encoding pentapeptide repeat-containing protein: MMELYFTEETYSKIDYTPIGIVKASYDSCTFLNCNFDGVHASNIEFIDCIFIECNFSNTNIANTAFKNVSFESCKMIGLKFNECDTFLLQLSFKSCQLNFSSFYQLNIPKTSFTNCNLQEVDFTETNLSEVIFDNCDLKSAIFDASNLIKSDFRTAYNFEIHPEKNRLKNALFNRNTIDGLLVSFGIKLV; encoded by the coding sequence ATGATGGAACTTTATTTTACAGAAGAAACTTATTCGAAAATTGATTATACCCCAATAGGTATCGTCAAAGCATCGTATGATAGTTGTACTTTTTTAAATTGTAATTTTGATGGTGTTCATGCATCTAACATCGAGTTTATAGATTGTATTTTTATAGAGTGTAATTTTAGCAATACCAACATTGCCAATACTGCTTTTAAAAATGTTTCTTTTGAAAGCTGTAAAATGATAGGATTAAAATTTAATGAGTGTGATACTTTTTTACTCCAGTTAAGTTTTAAAAGTTGTCAGCTTAATTTTTCTTCTTTTTATCAATTAAATATTCCTAAAACTAGTTTTACAAATTGTAATTTACAAGAAGTAGATTTTACAGAAACAAACCTCAGTGAGGTAATCTTTGATAATTGCGACTTAAAATCCGCTATTTTTGATGCTTCTAATTTAATAAAATCTGATTTTAGAACAGCATATAATTTTGAAATTCATCCAGAAAAAAATCGTTTAAAAAATGCACTTTTTAACAGAAATACTATAGATGGATTACTAGTTTCCTTTGGTATTAAGTTGGTTTAA
- the rlmH gene encoding 23S rRNA (pseudouridine(1915)-N(3))-methyltransferase RlmH has translation MKIKLLAIGKTDNKNLILLIDEYKKRLKHYIKFELEIIPDLKNTKNLSEIQQKEKEGELILSKIENTDNLILLDDKGKQFTSVEFSKYLQKKMNAGIKQLVFVIGGPYGFSEKVYQKSAGKVSLSKMTFSHQMIRLFVIEQLYRGFTILKNEPYHHE, from the coding sequence ATGAAAATTAAATTACTTGCCATTGGCAAAACTGATAATAAAAACTTAATACTGCTCATAGATGAGTATAAAAAACGGTTAAAGCACTACATAAAGTTTGAATTAGAAATTATACCAGATTTAAAAAACACCAAAAATTTAAGTGAAATTCAACAAAAAGAAAAAGAAGGAGAATTAATTCTTTCTAAAATAGAAAATACCGATAATCTTATTCTTTTAGATGATAAGGGAAAACAATTTACTTCTGTAGAATTTTCTAAATATCTTCAAAAAAAAATGAATGCTGGTATAAAACAGTTGGTGTTTGTTATTGGTGGTCCGTATGGTTTTTCTGAAAAAGTATATCAAAAATCTGCCGGTAAAGTATCGCTTTCTAAAATGACTTTCTCACATCAAATGATTCGCTTATTTGTAATAGAACAATTGTATAGAGGTTTTACTATTTTAAAAAACGAGCCCTATCATCATGAGTAA
- a CDS encoding YihY/virulence factor BrkB family protein, with amino-acid sequence MSKEIENKLHKIPIVNLLVIFGKKIKIPGLEGMSLYDVLEMYIIGIVKGALTSRAGGIAFSFFMAVFPFLLFILTLIPYIPIDGFQEGLFSFIKEILPPQTFDAVNLVLVDIVNNQYGGLLSLGFLLSIFLMTNGVNAIFGGFEYSYHVKEFRNVFKAYFISLGVSLLMSFFLIITVVLIILYQVALSKIDEKGWLNTSDLNLFFIGKSLLFLIMIFTIVSLLFRFGTKQGKEVKFFSAGAFLTTVVSLFTFYLFGIYVVKFAQYNQLYGSIGTLLILMLFVWLNAIILLLGFELNATIYSLKHRNKMNRTSKKI; translated from the coding sequence ATGAGCAAAGAGATAGAAAATAAATTACATAAAATTCCTATTGTAAATTTATTGGTAATTTTTGGAAAGAAGATTAAAATTCCGGGTCTCGAGGGCATGTCTTTGTACGATGTTTTGGAAATGTATATTATAGGTATTGTAAAAGGTGCTTTAACTTCTAGGGCAGGCGGAATAGCTTTTAGTTTTTTTATGGCAGTTTTTCCTTTTTTACTCTTTATACTTACATTAATACCCTACATTCCTATAGACGGTTTCCAAGAAGGATTGTTTTCTTTCATAAAAGAAATTTTACCTCCACAAACCTTCGATGCTGTAAATTTAGTGTTGGTAGATATTGTTAATAATCAGTATGGAGGTTTACTATCGTTAGGTTTTTTATTGTCAATTTTTTTAATGACCAATGGCGTAAACGCTATTTTTGGAGGTTTCGAATATTCGTATCATGTAAAAGAATTTAGAAATGTTTTTAAAGCCTATTTTATTTCTTTAGGTGTTTCTTTATTAATGTCTTTTTTTTTAATAATTACGGTCGTTCTCATTATTTTATACCAAGTTGCATTATCAAAAATTGACGAAAAAGGTTGGTTAAATACCAGCGATTTAAACCTATTTTTTATCGGTAAAAGTTTGTTATTTCTAATCATGATTTTTACTATAGTATCCTTATTATTTCGTTTTGGAACAAAGCAAGGAAAAGAAGTGAAATTTTTCTCAGCAGGTGCTTTTTTAACAACTGTGGTTTCTTTATTTACTTTTTATTTATTCGGAATTTATGTAGTTAAGTTTGCTCAGTATAATCAATTATATGGTTCTATAGGTACACTTTTAATACTCATGTTGTTTGTTTGGCTTAACGCCATTATTCTATTGCTTGGTTTCGAACTAAATGCTACTATTTATTCTTTAAAGCATAGAAATAAAATGAATAGAACTTCCAAAAAAATATAA
- a CDS encoding ABC transporter ATP-binding protein, translating into MNLKIEAGKLVVVLGKNGIGKSTLLRTFSKVQKPIAGTLYFEEKKLDLYSENELSKKLSLVLTERLPESQLTVFELIALGRQPYTNWLDTLAKEDEKKIQNAIELTDISHLKNRRFYELSDGQLQRVLIARALAQDTEVIILDEPSAHLDMHQTIKIFSLLKKLVSETKKTILISTHEINLAIQLADEAIIISEQNVVQGTIKKLVDKGTFETLFPNTLLKFNKTLQQFVVNKI; encoded by the coding sequence ATCAACTTAAAAATAGAAGCTGGAAAATTAGTGGTTGTTTTAGGAAAAAATGGCATTGGTAAATCTACGTTGCTTAGAACATTTTCTAAAGTTCAAAAACCCATAGCTGGAACTCTTTATTTTGAAGAAAAAAAACTAGATTTATATTCAGAAAATGAACTCTCTAAAAAACTAAGTCTTGTTTTAACAGAAAGACTTCCAGAAAGTCAACTAACTGTTTTCGAGCTTATTGCACTTGGAAGACAACCTTACACAAATTGGCTAGATACACTAGCAAAAGAAGATGAAAAAAAAATACAAAATGCCATTGAACTCACAGATATTTCTCACCTAAAAAACCGACGGTTTTACGAATTAAGCGATGGTCAGCTTCAACGAGTTTTAATTGCCAGAGCATTAGCACAAGATACCGAAGTAATTATTTTAGATGAACCATCAGCGCATTTAGATATGCATCAAACGATTAAAATTTTTAGTCTCCTAAAAAAGTTGGTATCAGAAACAAAAAAAACAATTTTAATTTCTACACACGAAATTAATTTGGCTATACAGCTTGCAGATGAAGCTATCATAATATCAGAACAAAACGTAGTACAAGGAACCATAAAAAAATTAGTAGATAAAGGCACATTTGAAACACTTTTTCCCAATACGTTGTTAAAATTTAATAAAACCCTTCAGCAATTTGTGGTTAATAAAATATAA
- a CDS encoding M28 family metallopeptidase gives MKKIIYLASAVAFIACGTSKTVSKEDANVDQAAKYAATITAKELGTHLFTYASDEFEGRNTGEPGQKKAVKYLKDFYVNEGISSPLGGDDYFQEVPTEWINKNTRRGEFKDSENVVAFIKGSEKPDEIVVISAHLDHEGIKNGQIYNGADDDGSGTVAILEIAQAFQMATKAGKGPKRSILFLHVTGEEKGLLGSKYYTDVDPIFPLSNTVCNLNIDMVGRIDARHKDNPNFVYLIGSDKLSTELHNLSEAVNKKYTNISLDYKYNDENDPNRFYYRSDHYNFAKNNVPIIFYFNGTHADYHRPTDTPDKINYELLENRARLVFHTAWEVANRETRIVADKATEVKTSK, from the coding sequence ATGAAAAAAATAATTTACCTTGCAAGTGCAGTAGCTTTTATAGCCTGCGGCACAAGCAAAACAGTGTCTAAAGAAGACGCAAACGTAGACCAAGCTGCTAAATACGCAGCAACAATTACAGCTAAAGAACTAGGCACGCACTTATTTACATATGCTTCAGACGAGTTTGAAGGTAGAAACACTGGAGAGCCTGGCCAAAAAAAAGCGGTTAAGTATTTAAAAGATTTTTATGTGAACGAAGGCATTTCCTCTCCCCTAGGTGGAGACGACTACTTTCAAGAAGTTCCTACAGAATGGATTAATAAAAATACTAGAAGAGGAGAATTTAAAGACTCAGAAAATGTAGTTGCATTTATAAAAGGTTCGGAAAAACCAGATGAAATTGTTGTAATTTCTGCTCACTTAGATCACGAAGGAATTAAAAACGGACAAATTTATAATGGTGCCGATGACGATGGCTCTGGTACTGTTGCAATTTTAGAAATTGCACAAGCATTTCAAATGGCGACAAAAGCTGGCAAAGGTCCGAAACGTTCAATTTTATTTTTACATGTAACTGGAGAAGAAAAAGGATTACTTGGCTCTAAATATTATACAGATGTAGACCCTATATTCCCGCTATCGAATACCGTTTGTAATTTAAATATTGATATGGTAGGTAGAATTGATGCAAGACATAAAGACAATCCTAACTTTGTTTATTTAATTGGTTCTGATAAATTAAGCACTGAGCTACATAATTTATCTGAAGCTGTAAATAAAAAATACACCAACATAAGTTTAGACTATAAGTACAATGATGAAAATGATCCTAATAGATTTTATTACAGATCTGATCATTATAACTTTGCAAAAAATAATGTACCAATTATTTTCTATTTTAACGGAACTCATGCCGATTATCACAGACCTACAGACACACCAGACAAAATAAACTATGAATTATTAGAAAATAGAGCTCGTTTGGTTTTTCATACAGCTTGGGAAGTTGCAAATAGAGAAACAAGAATTGTTGCAGACAAAGCAACTGAAGTTAAAACAAGTAAATAA
- the nadC gene encoding carboxylating nicotinate-nucleotide diphosphorylase — MISKEQFQNELDIIIKNAVREDVGNGDHTSLSCIPETASGKAKLLVKEDGIIAGVEFAKQVFNYIDKDLIVETFKNDGDKVTFGDVVFYVSGKSQSILMAERLVLNSMQRMSAIATKTAAFTTLLNGTKTKVLDTRKTTPGIRALEKWAVKIGGGENHRFALYDMVMIKDNHIDFAGGITQAITKTKKYLSENNIDIKIIVEARNLKEIKEILKNKGVYRILIDNFTFEDTKKAVQLIGNTCLTESSGGISEKTIRKYAECGVDYISSGALTHSVHNLDLSLKAV; from the coding sequence ATGATATCAAAAGAACAATTTCAAAACGAATTAGACATCATCATTAAAAATGCTGTTAGAGAAGATGTAGGTAATGGAGACCATACCTCACTTTCTTGTATTCCCGAAACCGCCTCTGGCAAAGCAAAATTATTAGTTAAAGAGGATGGAATAATTGCTGGGGTAGAGTTTGCTAAACAAGTTTTTAATTATATTGATAAAGATTTAATTGTAGAAACTTTTAAAAATGACGGTGATAAAGTTACTTTTGGCGATGTTGTATTTTATGTTTCAGGTAAATCACAATCTATTTTAATGGCAGAGCGATTGGTTTTAAACTCGATGCAAAGAATGAGTGCAATTGCTACAAAAACAGCTGCTTTTACAACGCTTTTAAACGGAACTAAAACCAAAGTTTTAGACACCAGAAAAACAACTCCTGGTATTAGAGCTTTAGAAAAATGGGCTGTAAAAATTGGAGGTGGAGAAAACCATAGGTTTGCTCTGTATGATATGGTTATGATAAAAGACAATCATATCGATTTTGCAGGCGGAATTACGCAAGCCATTACAAAAACAAAAAAATATTTGTCAGAAAATAATATTGATATTAAAATAATTGTAGAAGCAAGAAACTTAAAAGAAATTAAAGAAATACTCAAAAACAAAGGCGTTTATAGAATTTTAATTGATAATTTTACCTTTGAAGATACTAAAAAAGCTGTTCAATTAATTGGCAATACCTGCTTAACAGAATCTTCTGGAGGAATTAGCGAGAAAACTATTCGTAAATATGCAGAATGCGGAGTAGATTATATTTCTTCTGGAGCATTAACCCATTCTGTACACAATTTAGACCTAAGTTTAAAAGCTGTTTAA